Sequence from the Candidatus Binatia bacterium genome:
TTGTCAGCATGCATCTGCCAGCGCATCGAGTAATTGCCCGCCATTGTGACCGGTGCGACCGGCGACCAGCTGCTGGCGTGGGAGCTGAGCGCGACGATCCGCAGGTCGCCGCCCGGCAGCACGACGCGCGACTGGATGCAGGGGTCGGGGCTGGCCACCCCGGCAGCACCGCTGCAGTCCGCAACGGCGGCACCGTTGCGAGTCATCGTCACGGACAGGAAATCGACCGGCACGATCGACGCGTCGATCGTGAACGTCAGGATCAGCGGGGAGGCCGCCGATGCATCGGGCGCCGTCACTTCGACCGTATGGCCGAGAACGTCGTAACCGGCTACGGTTTCGGCATCGACGATGCGAAGCTCAACCGCACCCGCGTTCGGAGTCTCGACGACGGCAGTGACCGGATTCGCAGGATCCGCGCCGCTGCCGTTCGAGTCGGTCGACACGCTGCCCGTGGCGGCGACACTTTTCTCGGCGCAGCTGCCGCTGGTGCCGATGATGCAATCGAGCAGCGGCGCGATGCCGTCTTCGACGGCGCCCCGCACGGCGTCGGCCTGTCCCGTTGCGGTGCAGCCGGCCTGCGTTTCGGCCTTCGTCATGGCGCCGCCGAATTTCACGGTGGCAGTGCTGATGGTGGCGTCGCGCTTGGTGCCGTCACCGCTGGTCACGAACTTCGACCACGCGCCGAGCTCGGCGGACGCGAGCTTGCCGGCGGCCTTGTAGACTGCGGACGGGCATTTGCCTCCGCCGCTCACCGGCGGCGCCGCGGCTTCCACGTCGGTGGCGAGCGTTTCCACCGTGGTCGTGGACGAATCCACGAGACCGTTGCACGGCGCTCCGTTCTTCAAATCCGCCGAGTCGAAGGCGGGGGCCACCTTGTCGGACGACTTGCTCACGCAATCGGCCGCGGGCGCGGATCCGTCGAGCGCTCCCTTGGCGGCGCAGCCGAGCAGCCCGCCGGCATACTTGCCGGAGCTTTTGAGCTTGGCCGCCCTGCACGATTGATCCGGCGTCCCGGCCGCACCGGCGGCCAGCGGCAGCGCGACGACGGCAACGGCGATGACCAGTGCGAACGGCAGCCACGGATTCGAACGGGTCCGGTTTCGGCTCGAAGGCATCATGTTTTCCCCAGTCTGCCGGCCTGTTGATTGCGCCGGGCTTGGCACGAGTTCGCGCGCAGCGCGCGGAACGTCAACGTCAATCGTCAATACTTACAATGCAGTAGCTGATTGCGACGGTCCTCTCCCGAAGGGCCGGTTGCGGGCGCAACGTAGCAAATGCGGTCCGCCTGTTCTGTGACCTACTACACCGCGTGCGCCAATGTCCAGCCGCTTTTCCCCGGCACCGGGATGGCGCCGGCTTGTCTACTCCACTTTGCCTGCCAGGAACCAGCGCCGCCTGTGCCGGTCGTAGAAGACCCACAGGATCTCGCCGTCCTCGGTACGCGCGAAGTGGTACTCGCGGTGGACTTCGCGGTTCCACCATCCTCCGGAGACGATGTAGGGACCGTCCATGTTGTCGACGCGGCCGTGGGCGGCGCTGCGGATGATCGGAGTGCGCGCGGCCGCGCTGCTTTGTTCGCGCGATGCCGTGCGCGCGGTGCCGGCGGGTTCGCGCGGGACGGTGCGACTTGCGCTTCCCGCGGGCGCATCGCGGACCGTCGCGTCGTGCGGGGCCTCGTACAGGAGCGACGGAATCCAGCAGTCGTCGCGCTCGCGAAAAGGCTTCGGCGCAAGCGCGATCGGCTTTTCGTAGATGCGGCGCACCAGAGGCCTCGTGCGCACCACCCGCGCCGACGGTGCGACGAGTGTCGCCGCGGGCTCCCACGTAAATCCTGCTTCGGGCAGGTGCCCTTCGCGCAGCACCGCGCGCACCACGGCGTGCTCGCCGAGCTCGGCGCGAAGCCGTGCCAGTGCCCGCGAGCCTGCAGCGAGATCGCGCTGCGTCCTGTCCATTCTGTCATGGAACAGGCGAAGCTGCTCGTGCCCGGCCGCTGCGGCCTCGGCCTCGACCTCGATTTCGATGAACGACGACGAAGCGCCGCGCCGGCGCTTTTCCGTCTCCGGCCCTCCTGCAACGCAGGCGCCCAGGCGAAGCCGCAGCAGGTCGAGGAGCACGTCTTCCTCCAGCGTCGCCTCGGCCGGACGCACCGCGATCTCGAGCGCGGCCGCTTCGTGTTTGAGACTTGCGCGAAGCCTTGCCGTCACGGCCGCGGCCGCCTGTCCGCGCGAGGCCAGCATCGCCAGCAGCGTTGCGAGCAGGCGCCGCACCAGCAGCAGCACGATTGCCTGGTCACTGACGGGATCTTCGAGGATCACCGAGCGCAGCAACGGCTCTTTGGCCGGCTCCGGTACGAGCGGGTCCCACTGCTGACCGCGCGCGCGGCGGTGCAGGCGCTCGGCCTCTTCTCCGAAACGCCGCGCGATG
This genomic interval carries:
- a CDS encoding DNA polymerase Y family protein, translated to MLARPAMDRYACIDVPALALQLLLADHPDWKTFPAAVVDADEPGGVLLEVSERAWRSRLRPGMRYGAALALDGRLRAGVVAAAQIEEARTRIADALRRHTPHVEPSREEPGVFWLDASGLVRLYVSAQAWANAVARAVNGCGFEAGLACGFTRFGSYAFARALCGASHQGRAGPKARSSRRLLVCESHEEEKRLVAEVALERLGIDPKLRDAMARLGIATVGDFLRLPAGSIARRFGEEAERLHRRARGQQWDPLVPEPAKEPLLRSVILEDPVSDQAIVLLLVRRLLATLLAMLASRGQAAAAVTARLRASLKHEAAALEIAVRPAEATLEEDVLLDLLRLRLGACVAGGPETEKRRRGASSSFIEIEVEAEAAAAGHEQLRLFHDRMDRTQRDLAAGSRALARLRAELGEHAVVRAVLREGHLPEAGFTWEPAATLVAPSARVVRTRPLVRRIYEKPIALAPKPFRERDDCWIPSLLYEAPHDATVRDAPAGSASRTVPREPAGTARTASREQSSAAARTPIIRSAAHGRVDNMDGPYIVSGGWWNREVHREYHFARTEDGEILWVFYDRHRRRWFLAGKVE